The sequence AGCTGCCCTGAGGCCGGTCCCCTGTCCGCTGCCCCTCGTCCCCCGACTCCCGTCCCCCGCCTCCTGTCCCCGGGTCGCCGGTGGCCGGGTCGCCGGTGGCCGGGGCCTCAGCGGCGGGTGCCCCGACCGCGCGGGGCCGGGCCCCGGCCCGGCGGGGCAGGGCCGCGCTGGCAGTACGGGCACCAGTACGCCGGGCGGTCCTGCGGCGGGGCGCCGTGCTGGGCCGTCAGGACCTGAGTACCGCAGCGGGCACAGGGGCGGCCCGCCCGGCCGTAGACCCAGTGCCCCCGGCCGTGCCGGGTGTCCCCCGTGGTGATGTGGCCCGGGCGCAGCCGGTTGGCGTCCAGCAGCAGGTGGGCGCGGGCCGCCAGCCGGTCGAGGTCCGGGAGCTCGCCGACCGGTGTCCACGGGGTGACCCCGGCCAGGTAGCAGAGCTCGTTGGCGTACACATTGCCGATACCGGCGAGGTTCCGCTGGTCGAGCAGGGCCTCGCCGAGCGGCCGGCCGGGATCCGCGCCGAGTCGGCGGACCGCCTCGGCCCGGTCCCAGTCCGGCCCGAGCAGGTCGGGTCCGAGGTGGCCGACCACCCGCTGTTCGTCGGCGGTGCGCAGCAGTTCGACGACGGGCAGCCGGTAGCCGACGGCGGTGCCGAGGGCGGTGCCGAGGACGACGCGGATCTGGGCGGCCGGACCGCCGGTCCAGCGCTCGCCGGGCGCGAACACCGTCCAGCGGCCGTCCATCCGCAGGTGGGTGTGGAGGGTGAGGCCGCTTCCGGGGCGGGTGACGCCGTCGGGAACCGCGACGTCCGCCGTGCGGATGAGCAGGTGCTTGCCGCGGGGGACGACCTCCAGCACCCGGCGCCCGACGAGCACCGCGGTGGCGTGGGCGGGCACCCGCAGTTCGGCGGCGGTCAGCACCTGGCCGGCGAGGACGGCGCGCAGCCGGGCCGCCACGCGGAAGACGGAGTCACCTTCGGGCACGGGTCCATCCTCCCCGGTGGGACGGCCGGCCGCGCCACCGCCCTCCGGTCACCCGGCGTCGCCGCCCGTGCCGCCGGCCACGCCGTGACGGACCACGACCACCGGGCAGGTGGCGTGCTCGGTGACGTGCCGGCTGACCGAGCCGAGCAGGGCACCGGCGAATCCGCCCCGGCCGCGGCTGCCGACCACCAGCAGCGCGGCGGCGCCGGAGGCCTCCAGCAGGGCCTGGGCGGCGTTGCCCGGCAGGACCGATTCGACGACGGGCACCTCGGGCCGCGCTCCGGCGATCCCGGTCACGGTCTCGGAGAGGATCCGGCCGGCGAGTTCCTCGGGGTTGAACTCGGGCGAGGGCACGCTCGCCCCGCCGAAGCCGTAGAACGCCGGGTACTCCCAGGCGGCCACGGCGTGGACGGTGCCGCCGGCCATCCGGGCGTAGTCGACCGCCCAGCGCAGGGCCTGCTCCGAGGCGGGCGAACCGTCCACGCCGACGACGATCCTGGGGTTGGCGCTGTTGGCCATGCCGCTGCTCCTTGCTCGACGGATTCGACCTGCTGATATGCCGTCAAACTTAGATCAACCGGAACATTCGGCCGCTCATGGCCGCGCCGGGGCCCGCGAGACCCGTGTCGTGCCCCCGAACTGGTACTGGCGGGTGCGCGGCGTCGTCGCCACGCACCCGCCAGCGTCTCGGGTGCGGCCCGCCCATACGGACCGATGGGCCGTCAGGCCCGGTATGCAGCCCAGGAGTTGGCCATCCGGGCAACCTGTCCCGGAGTGAACTGGGTCATGCAGGAGTCGTAGGTGTAGTCCATGAAGTTGTGGATCGGGTCGACACCGGTCGCCGTGCAGGTGTCCCGGCCGGCCGGGCACTGGTAGGCCGCGCTCTGCTCGGCCGGGGTGTCGGCCACGTAGTCGCCCTGGCCGGAGCAGCCGCCCTGGAACGTGTGGTAGAGCCCGAGCCAGTGGCCGACCTCGTGGGTGGCGGTGTCGCCCTCGTTGTAGTTGGTGGCGGAGC comes from Streptomyces sp. TLI_053 and encodes:
- a CDS encoding universal stress protein; this translates as MANSANPRIVVGVDGSPASEQALRWAVDYARMAGGTVHAVAAWEYPAFYGFGGASVPSPEFNPEELAGRILSETVTGIAGARPEVPVVESVLPGNAAQALLEASGAAALLVVGSRGRGGFAGALLGSVSRHVTEHATCPVVVVRHGVAGGTGGDAG
- a CDS encoding DNA-formamidopyrimidine glycosylase family protein → MPEGDSVFRVAARLRAVLAGQVLTAAELRVPAHATAVLVGRRVLEVVPRGKHLLIRTADVAVPDGVTRPGSGLTLHTHLRMDGRWTVFAPGERWTGGPAAQIRVVLGTALGTAVGYRLPVVELLRTADEQRVVGHLGPDLLGPDWDRAEAVRRLGADPGRPLGEALLDQRNLAGIGNVYANELCYLAGVTPWTPVGELPDLDRLAARAHLLLDANRLRPGHITTGDTRHGRGHWVYGRAGRPCARCGTQVLTAQHGAPPQDRPAYWCPYCQRGPAPPGRGPAPRGRGTRR